A window of the Labrus mixtus chromosome 8, fLabMix1.1, whole genome shotgun sequence genome harbors these coding sequences:
- the dynlt5 gene encoding dynein light chain Tctex-type 5, translated as MSDVLKDKSQKRDKKAGKVTSEGSHGVRAKDTRTKDSISTVSCLTELGHHDDNARMEHLTENTYQMGPYKRFPIPAVTDILKDVLTSYLQEEKYEVEWSQKMTKTICEVIRARVKDLMIPRYKTVVLVHIGQLAGHSMQISSRCLWDALNDTFASYSFKNSSLFGAATVYAVYFE; from the exons ATGTCTGATGTGTTAAAAGACAAATCCCAAAAAAGAGACAAGAAGGCAGGCAAGGTGACCTCAGAGGGAAGCCATGGAGTCAGAGCCAAAGATACAAGGACTAAGGA CTCTATCAGCACTGTGTCATGCTTAACTGAACTAGGACACCATGATGACAACGCTCGGATGGAACATCTAACAGAGAACACCTACCAGATGG GACCTTACAAACGCTTCCCCATACCTGCTGTCACAGACATACTGAAGGATGTGCTCACTAGTTACCTCCAAGAGGAAAAATATGAAGTAGAGTGGTctcaaaaaatgacaaaaacaatatgTGAG GTGATAAGAGCCCGGGTCAAGGACTTGATGATACCCAGATATAAGACTGTGGTCCTGGTTCATATTGGCCAGCTCGCCGGACACAGCATGCAGATCAGCAGCCGCTGTCTGTGGGATGCATTGAATGACACTTTTGCCTCTTACTCCTTCAAGAACAGCTCCCTGTTTGGTGCGGCAACTGTCTATGCTGTATATTTTGAGTGA
- the LOC132978876 gene encoding relaxin-3-like: protein MNNMRSLPLLVMLLCMLCVAQVQMQDNTNTLRLCGRAFLRAVVYTCGGSRWRRLMGENDILYTSSRDPNLKTMIGPEVGRHRRDENQALKSVCCQLGCRKSDLYILC, encoded by the exons ATGAACAACATGAGgtccctccctctgctggtgatgCTGctgtgcatgttgtgtgtagCACAGGTTCAGATGcaagacaacacaaacacactgaggcTGTGTGGACGTGCATTTCTGCGGGCGGTGGTGTACACCTGTGGAGGATCAAGGTGGAGAAGGCTGATGggagaaaatgacattttatacACCA GTAGCAGAGATCCAAATTTGAAGACAATGATTGGGCCAGAGGTTGGTCGCCATCGTCGAGACGAAAACCAGGCACTCAAATCTGTGTGCTGTCAACTAGGCTGTCGAAAGAGTGACCTCTACATACTCTGCTAG